AAGTTTTTagtcgaaattcgaaaaattgacaATGTAACGTTCATTgtcaacaaaaataaaaatcaaatatcCCGTCTTTTGTTGCCTCTATATTAcgaaattcttctaaaaacaatCTCATTTTTTATCACAATTCGGGTTCCAAAATATTACAGTTAAAGGGACTGATCGAGTGTACCCCATATTTACAACTAATGTCAGATATTTAGCACTGTATGGCATTCAAGATTACCTGTAATCACTAAATTAAATTGCGGAAAAGTGCTGAACGCTCGTTCCAAAATTTTGTGTTCGTCCAATTGCCTCAAAATCACCTTTGCTCCAGTTATCATTCCCCTATGTGCCTGTGCATACCAACATTTggcattataaataatttatgacAAAATCATATTATTTACGTTACCGTGCATATTTCATCCCTCgataatttaagaaaatataagtATCTTCATTAAGAAACATTTAGGATGGCTCGTATTTCACATTCATTTTTACCATTGAACCTGGTGGGAGGCCCTCGCATTCAAAGACATCAGAATCGGCGGCGATATCTGTGAGTATATCGCGCAATGATAGAGAACCTCTTATAACAATGACGATATTGTTAGTTTTGTGATCCACGATTACACAGAAAGGTATCTGTAAGCATTTAATAAAGATAAGTAGAGTCACTTCGAAAGCTAAGCAGAAGCAAAAATTACCAACCTCGcataaatgatttttaaacgaGGCAAAGAGAATATCGTCCACGGATAAGCCTGACAAAGATTTCACACCAGCCAAATAGCAGTAGCAACAATTGTCACCGTGGATTGCGAGACGCTTCCTTCtgtaattcaatttatttaaacaatacagATTTTCATCGCTAATCAAATACTTTAATTTCGAttgcttttttgttttttatttcttgttaataCGCTAAATGACACTTAAAACCCTTGCAAGAAATGAATTCTTACATTTCGAAATTTCTGAACAGTATCGTGAGTCTATTATCGAATTGACTCCGATAAATACTCCtttagttattattatttttcaatcaaaatttgaaaaagtctAATTCATAAATACACCTTTAAGTAGAAACctttttctaaaacaatttCCTGGATTAGTGTCTTTCTTCCAGGCCTCTAGATAGATATAATCCCTTAAGATATTAATCAGTGATTGTAATATAACAAGAGATAACAATCAGGAAAAGTTATATTGATACTGAACACTGCGTTTTAAGAAtgtaagaaaatatatttcatattaaataaTGTTATCAAGTTAATTGATCaatctaataaaaatatatctccaTGGCGCAACAGGTTTGAAATCATCATAAGATCGTGTAAAATATGATTTCCACTGATGTGGAATAATGTAGGATGATAGTTTCGGTTCATTGGAAATATAATCTCTTATGCATACTTACCTAAAACAAGCGCAACAGGTTAAATTCTGCATAATATGAAAATATCCTGTACACATGTGTTTGTAAAGGACGAATAACCATCCGTAACAAGCTATCGAAAGCTTTATGTAATGAAGCGCGTTCTCCAAGGACATCCAACTCGGTGTATCAGAGAAGATGACGGATTCATCTAcgatgaaaattcgaatttattaCCATTAATCAATACCACAGAAGTACGTAATGGAAAATCTGTTTGAGTAATCATTGCTCAACACTTATGTCATTAATTTGCACAAGGAAACCTGATACTTCGTGTTAATTaggaaaattattttctgcctTTGTCAGAATTATTTCGAAGTCATCGCACTAAAGAAATAAACAGAGTGATTCTAGAAACTGGAGCATGCTGTACCTTTAGTGTTGATGGAGGGTAAAGTTGACTGTTCTAACGATGACTATCTTACCAAGACatcatttttttctttggtacaACGGTATACAAAGTTCTGCATAATAAATTCCAACGCAAAACCTGAGAGTTTATACACAGACGTAAAATATGATAGGTATATCTCACAAAAAATTTCGTTTCCAATAGTCGTACCTTAGTATAATTACACGCAGAATAACAAGAAAAATCTCGTCATGTATAGGAAAAGTGgctatcatttaaaaaaaaaaaggtgcgACTACATACGTCAAGGTACTTCTCATTGCGACATCCAACTTTCCTTCTACTATTACTTCTTTTTGTCTTCGTGTAAAAAGAAGCTACAGCCTGTCCCAGTTCCTAGAGTTGCTCAGTATAACGTAACTGTAATACATACCCATGGTATATACTGGATGATGAAGGAGATTTAGACGACGCAAGTCGTGTGTTTCACGTTTCTGTCGAATTCTCAGCAGAATGCATCCTGCCACCACGTCGGAGGGTACCAGGTCCGTTCCACGGAACAATGAAGTCAATAAACCTGTAAAACGTATCTTTATCATCGCATAGAATCACAATGGACAACAGATTCAAAATGACAGCATAGAGAATAGTCAGTACCCCGGTACACTTCGTGCGTTTTATTCAAAAGCCATGAATTCCGCAGTTACTGAATACGTCAGTCTAAAGGAATGAAGTTTCTAGATGTGTCCATTGAAAGAAATAATCAATACGAAAGCTAGACCAGAGAGCCAAACTAAGAGGTGTTTGAAGTGTTTAGGCTTTAATCGTTAAGAGTTAGATGTTATTATTAACACAGCGaatcccaacctgtgggtcccgaagtgttttctggagggttgccccagtttttgtattttttttttaatattattaagttagcattatattctgaaatatctatttttaatatgttttctttacctcaTTAAAACCTTACCTTATCTTATATGGGGGGCGAGAGGCGAGAGAGGTTCCAGAttctttgaatattataaaagatcaCGACAAAataaaggttgggaaacactacGTGAACAGCATTAATGATTTTGGGAATAAAATTCTTAGTGTGTATGACCTAACACTCttacaaaataatattgtaTTGTTAGTTACCATTAATAGTTGAAGGGTTAGTTTGTTTATAGAGGAAGATACGTCTAATTTTCATGCATACATTAACCCGTTAAAAAAAGTCCTGCCTACTGCGAATCTTAGAACAGAGGTAACACTCAGCGTTGCGAGCTGGGAAACGTTGTATGTATTCATGGTGTaatacaaattataatttttatatcgtTATCGTATagtggaaattaaaatttaaagagaTTTTAAATGATACTTGTATAGAAAACAGTACCACGTAGAAAAGCTTAAGGGatgcaaatttttaattgttgaaGAATTTATCAACGtagaaaaagttaaacaaatttctctttcctactattttctgcctacttcttttctttttatagcCCTGCTCGGTGGAAGCTGTGTTTGTATTCTGATGTAGGTCATGGTTAAATTTCCATACGGCTGGTTTTAAAAACTGTTCACAAATGATTTGCATACGATTCGTATTTGCATCTGCAGGGTGGGCCACATAAATTGTTGTCCTCCAGGAAGTTAGTAGAGGTAGCGACAAAAGTTCGCATCTCATATATCAGAGAGCAATACGCAAGCCTTGTGCTTGATTTTTTAGTGGAAGGGCATGAACATTTTTGCTGCTTTAAatatttctcttaaaaatggaTATCTTCTATTTCGAGCATTTTTCCGTGTTATGCGTAGTTATGGAAATGTAACGAAGAGTATCCTTTattacgaaaatttttaggtgggataaaaaatataaaaaacgaaCATGCTTGGAGTTATAAATTAACTGCAattagtattaaatatttaaacagTGTATAGGAACGTGTGtatatttttcagttatttaatgataatttaaaaggagtttaaataatataattgatGACTGTGGGGACCAACTGCTCGCTTTTTATATTCCACTGAATGCTAGTGGAAGAattgataattattttacaaggGAATGTACCTACACTGTTTTAAAGGATCATTAAAATGATGTCTAGGTCATATTGTTTTCTGTGACGTGTTTTATCACTTCATAAAGTTCTTCAAACAAAGGGTATTTTTCGTGTTATATCTATAGTCATGCAAGATatggaaaaatgtttaaaatgaaCGTTATCtgtttttaatagaaatattccatgatgaataaattcatatatatattgttCCATGTAAAAAAGGAAAGTTTGTCATTTTTGTTATCTGGGACTTTTCCGAGACATCACTTTTTAAAGCAtgacaaaatatttttaccgtTCCCTATACAGGGGCCATTAGTCGAGTGTctgtaatatctgtttttgttctCCTCGAAATATGTTATAAACTCCAAGAAATACATATTTCACTATTTGCAAAACGATtcctcgaaaatttaaaaactgccaTTCCAAGATGATGATTTTTATCCCAATGAACATCAAGTCTtgcagtaaaatatattttaagtagaatacaaattataaagtgatgtaattatttattactaATTTTACGAGGAAGCAGAGGCCACCAAGAACAGCGCAATAGATATACATCCACAATACGTATCCTTTAGGTTTTAGAGTTTAGCGGTTGACTATATATTTTAAGACGAACAGTCCGACATTACTAATCTTCAAGATAATAATTGAGTTACCTTTATGCATGTGTTTATCATTTCgacattaattttctaataaaaaacCGCAATCAATTCCGTTCATTCGGATAATTTCCAATATTggtaatcttaaaaaaaaaagaattgacTTATCTCTATGAATATTTACACCACGTTACATAAATTTGAGAAAACGATGGAATCGATCCCAGACACTCGTTAATAATTAATGTTCGTCGATAGGAGTCCTCAAGGAAATAATTAATGTCCGTTGATAGGAGTCCTCAAGGAAATAATTAATGTCCCTCGATAGGAGTCCTCAAGGAAATAATTAAAGTACCTCTATCAATACATAGATCACTGCTACATTAATTCCTCAACAAGGGAGCAACAGAATCGGTCCTGAACTCTTGACTAACATCATTCCCTCTTAATAATCTCAAAAACGGTAATTTGTAACTCATTACTCGACTCAACCTGCACAAGAAGATTTCTCCCGACATCCGATGTGCCTGATCTCGCGCGTGTAACGTCCTTTTCACAGGAAAGGTACAGAGCAAAGGAAGCAGCACGTTCTAATTTCAATGCGGCAGGACTCTTTCTAGGCCAGCCGTACCTATGTCTCACCAGCGACATGTTGAAAGGTCTCGTTAGCGCTCTCGTCTTTTCGCATCCACCATAGAAACTTGAATCTGCGAAGCCAGATGCTCGAAACCTTGCTGTGTTCAGCCAAGCTCTCCAGATTCTTGTCGTCCAACGAGCCTAGCGGGTCGAAAATCAACGCCAGGCCGAAAACGGTGAGCCCGATCAGGATCCAGTCGAACAGCACCAGCGCTTGCACGACGGTGATCGTGTAGTGATCGTAGCCACATTCCACTTTCGGCCCAAACATCCACAGACTTCCTAAAACGTTCCATGATATCTCGGGTAGAAGCAGTAATATCCTGTGGAATCGCGAAAACATTTGGTTCTTAATGAACATACGGAATCAGTGTTAAAAATACATTTCGGTGCCTCTATGCGATTGCTTGTAGAGACAATATTGAAGCGACCAGGAAACGTTTCAGAACTCTGCGATCTCTACGAAGGAGCAAAGTCCATAATCCATTCTAAAGAATCACGAGTTAATTTATTCTAGCCGGTTAAACGCATTGTACAACCTATTTCACGTTTTCTTAGAAACCCTGCCTGTGTGCAGCTTTGAAATTACGGCGCAAGGCGGCTTGGCTTCAGAAGAAGTTCGATGGCTTTTTTGTCACTTGGGAATCGTAAACAGGAGATTCTAAGTACTGCGACAACGTTGGGAGACAGATCGACGGTTTCACCGCCAATGAGGCTTCATCGTTGCGAATAATAAAAGTGTCAGAGGCATTGCGTCTGACAGAGAACACAGACAATTCCCGTGAGAAAACTTTCCAACGAAGGATTTCTCAGAGGAGACTTTAAGTGGCTCGCGTTTTTGCCTTTGTTAATTAGCATTCGTACGCAAGCACAGCGCAGTGAAGTCGTTGGTCAGATTTTCGTGCGCACCTTTGTACGGTACGATATCAATAATCGAGGAGGATATGATGACGTTATTAATGCACCCCGAGGGTAGTGTGCGTCAGCAGGTgtcgtaaaaaaataattttttaccaccgTAGACTGGGAAACTTGAATCTCACGCTGCACATATTGTTGGTAGCAGTAGCTCTAAAGTTGGCATTTGCCAGCATGTGCGAAATACCTATCTCGATGAAATTATCAACGCGGTTCATGACGCGGCACGTGTACAATATGTCAGTATGGAAACCGATGATTTCTTCGGCATGGAAATTCTAtgtaattttcgaacgctcacTCACTTAACTGTCAAGAGTGGCTCGACGCATTTACGAGCACGCGTTTCCATGATAGATCCTTTCGCGCTCTGCCTGACAATGATGAGCATGAACAGAAGAGACGTGATGAGCAGTGCTACTTGTCCTATGAGGTACACGCGGACCAATTCTCCGCCTAACTGACAGCTCCATGTGTATTGGTAGTATCTAACGCAGGCGATTCCAATGAGTGTTAACCTGTGaacaaaacaaattttgtattacaaCGAATGATATCTTTGGACGACTGATTTAATTGCATTGCGTGTAATCGGCAAGATTGCCTTTGTCAGATGAAAATGATGAATCGTAATTCGTAACTGCTAATTATTTGGCACTGTACACGGGTGGAGCAAGTAACTGGAACCTAACTACTTCGATTACtgcgtaaataataattttagtgAAAAATGTTGAATGGTTTCGCAGGTCAAGTTTGAAAGAAAATTGAGTTGCAGAACGTTCTTTTG
This portion of the Andrena cerasifolii isolate SP2316 chromosome 9, iyAndCera1_principal, whole genome shotgun sequence genome encodes:
- the LOC143373557 gene encoding diacylglycerol lipase-beta isoform X2 — protein: MPAIKLFGRKWLAATDDLVYPGLFEIFIRTVWLTLIGIACVRYYQYTWSCQLGGELVRVYLIGQVALLITSLLFMLIIVRQSAKGSIMETRARKCVEPLLTVKILLLLPEISWNVLGSLWMFGPKVECGYDHYTITVVQALVLFDWILIGLTVFGLALIFDPLGSLDDKNLESLAEHSKVSSIWLRRFKFLWWMRKDESANETFQHVAGLLTSLFRGTDLVPSDVVAGCILLRIRQKRETHDLRRLNLLHHPVYTMDESVIFSDTPSWMSLENALHYIKLSIACYGWLFVLYKHMCTGYFHIMQNLTCCACFRRKRLAIHGDNCCYCYLAGVKSLSGLSVDDILFASFKNHLCEIPFCVIVDHKTNNIVIVIRGSLSLRDILTDIAADSDVFECEGLPPGSMAHRGMITGAKVILRQLDEHKILERAFSTFPQFNLVITGHSLGAGLGILLAFLLRPRYPTLKVYAFSTPAGLLSREVATLTEEFVLTIGVGDDFVMRLGVDSTENLRTSLLMTLHACQLPKYRVVLNGLGYILFGIPEKDLSKTWPTCNIIATSSGQSPLLDERGTTRSEEENKYEEDITKRRFSKVKLYTGGRILHIIKTKPEKSEGTSEVQSNKKEKKYEMRWAKPEEFTELIVMPRMLLDHLPESIERALTSLMEQQSDLPVYFDP
- the LOC143373557 gene encoding diacylglycerol lipase-beta isoform X1; translation: MFHREMPAIKLFGRKWLAATDDLVYPGLFEIFIRTVWLTLIGIACVRYYQYTWSCQLGGELVRVYLIGQVALLITSLLFMLIIVRQSAKGSIMETRARKCVEPLLTVKILLLLPEISWNVLGSLWMFGPKVECGYDHYTITVVQALVLFDWILIGLTVFGLALIFDPLGSLDDKNLESLAEHSKVSSIWLRRFKFLWWMRKDESANETFQHVAGLLTSLFRGTDLVPSDVVAGCILLRIRQKRETHDLRRLNLLHHPVYTMDESVIFSDTPSWMSLENALHYIKLSIACYGWLFVLYKHMCTGYFHIMQNLTCCACFRRKRLAIHGDNCCYCYLAGVKSLSGLSVDDILFASFKNHLCEIPFCVIVDHKTNNIVIVIRGSLSLRDILTDIAADSDVFECEGLPPGSMAHRGMITGAKVILRQLDEHKILERAFSTFPQFNLVITGHSLGAGLGILLAFLLRPRYPTLKVYAFSTPAGLLSREVATLTEEFVLTIGVGDDFVMRLGVDSTENLRTSLLMTLHACQLPKYRVVLNGLGYILFGIPEKDLSKTWPTCNIIATSSGQSPLLDERGTTRSEEENKYEEDITKRRFSKVKLYTGGRILHIIKTKPEKSEGTSEVQSNKKEKKYEMRWAKPEEFTELIVMPRMLLDHLPESIERALTSLMEQQSDLPVYFDP